From the Planktothrix tepida PCC 9214 genome, one window contains:
- a CDS encoding ABC transporter transmembrane domain-containing protein, whose translation MINPNFTERDRVSSSSSNRSPSLLMATLENLLTQIQADTTYVEAWSQHWHLQSFQLGDCIDRLPPSAETKVSHQLNGKSFVYLVLEGRVRLLAEDKHLNREVSVLVVEPGETFGGDEAGWEYAYLSYQAIAASDVIVASIPMVKLQAQIKQIPPLQTYLQTSIENRQRLLFFKTQTNLRRFTSHRLQEILSNCIEHRISAGTALQKAIPTEQGRFWLYQGQITGADTVPQVGDSWGEPDPVPSEWIASTELVVYQLPPETLQTTSVQERKSQMRKQQITVSPQPATVNPPAVIVPKTAQILSFPQPKRQRVWRGFWQRYPFIEQQSSSDCGVACLAMISQYWGKYLSINSLRNIADVGRSGVSLKNLTLTSERLGYQTRPVRASLNRLEPEKNPWIAHWQGDHYIVVYKVRRHQVVIADPAEGKKTLSRQAFLTGWTGYALLLEPTEQFYELKEQKRSLGRFVGVIWPHRFLGLQIILLSLLIQVFGIVTPLLTQIILDRVVVNKSVTGLNVFALGLLLFGVWSLGLSSIRQYLLSYLSNRLDLTLIGGFIYHALQLPLKFFESRRVGDIITRVQENQKIQRFLVGQILLSALNVMTGFVYLGLMLYYNWKLTILILGIVPLIIILTLAATPMLRHISRQVFNAAADQNSTLVEMMTGINTVKAVAAEPELRWRWEEKLTQQMNVQFKAQKLGINLGFMSGLINSIGSTFLLWFGVNLVIQDQLTIGEFVAFNMMQGYVITPILALVGLWDELQEVLISVERLNDVFEQEPEESPQKPLILLPKIQGEIRFDNVTFRYQEDAETNTLQNISFQIFPGQTIAIVGRSGSGKSTLVKLMQGLYHPTTGQIYVDGHEICHVSPPSLRTQMGVVPQDCYLFSGTILENITLYRDEYHLDQVIEAAKLAEVHGFIQGLPLGYYTKVGERGSSLSGGQRQRIAIARALLGHPRILILDEATSSLDTESEHRFQRNLEQMQRERTTIIIAHRLSTVRSADCILVLDRGILVEKGTHEHLMAAQGLYYHLAQQQLDL comes from the coding sequence ATGATTAATCCCAACTTTACAGAACGGGATCGGGTGTCTAGCTCTAGCTCAAACCGATCTCCATCTTTATTAATGGCAACCTTAGAAAATTTATTAACACAAATCCAAGCCGATACTACTTATGTTGAAGCGTGGAGTCAACACTGGCATTTGCAATCGTTCCAATTAGGAGATTGTATTGATCGTTTACCGCCTTCGGCTGAAACAAAAGTTAGTCATCAACTTAACGGTAAGTCTTTTGTTTATTTAGTGCTCGAAGGTCGAGTTCGACTTCTGGCTGAGGACAAACATCTCAATCGAGAGGTTTCGGTTTTAGTTGTTGAACCCGGTGAAACCTTTGGTGGCGATGAAGCGGGATGGGAATACGCTTATTTATCTTATCAAGCGATCGCCGCCAGTGATGTTATCGTTGCTTCGATTCCGATGGTCAAACTTCAGGCCCAAATTAAACAGATTCCTCCGCTACAAACCTATTTACAAACCTCTATTGAAAACCGACAACGGTTATTATTCTTTAAAACCCAAACCAACTTGCGACGGTTCACCAGTCACCGACTCCAAGAGATTTTATCCAACTGCATCGAACATCGCATCAGTGCTGGAACTGCCTTACAGAAGGCGATCCCAACGGAACAAGGACGATTTTGGCTGTACCAAGGACAAATTACAGGGGCCGATACCGTTCCCCAAGTGGGTGACAGTTGGGGAGAACCCGATCCTGTCCCCTCAGAATGGATAGCATCAACAGAGTTAGTTGTGTATCAACTTCCCCCCGAAACCTTACAGACCACATCTGTACAAGAGCGAAAATCCCAGATGCGGAAACAACAGATAACCGTATCCCCTCAACCTGCAACGGTGAACCCCCCTGCGGTTATTGTTCCCAAAACCGCGCAAATCCTTAGTTTTCCCCAACCTAAACGTCAACGAGTCTGGCGAGGATTTTGGCAACGCTATCCGTTTATTGAACAGCAAAGTTCCTCTGACTGTGGGGTGGCTTGTTTGGCGATGATTAGTCAGTATTGGGGGAAATATTTGAGTATTAATAGCCTGCGTAATATTGCGGATGTAGGACGCTCAGGGGTCTCCTTAAAAAACCTTACCCTTACCTCCGAACGCTTAGGGTATCAAACGCGACCTGTACGGGCAAGTTTGAATCGTTTAGAACCTGAAAAAAACCCTTGGATTGCTCATTGGCAGGGGGATCATTATATTGTGGTTTATAAAGTCCGTCGTCATCAAGTCGTGATTGCTGATCCGGCGGAGGGCAAAAAAACCCTCTCTCGTCAGGCGTTTTTAACAGGATGGACGGGCTATGCTTTACTGTTAGAACCGACGGAGCAATTTTATGAACTCAAAGAGCAAAAACGCTCTCTCGGTCGGTTTGTGGGGGTAATTTGGCCCCATCGATTTTTGGGATTACAAATTATTCTGTTATCCCTCTTAATTCAGGTCTTTGGGATTGTCACTCCGTTATTAACCCAGATTATTTTAGATCGGGTGGTGGTGAATAAAAGCGTCACAGGTTTGAATGTATTCGCCTTGGGATTGTTATTATTTGGGGTGTGGAGTTTAGGGTTATCTTCGATTCGACAATATTTATTAAGTTATTTATCAAATCGTTTGGATTTAACCTTAATTGGGGGTTTTATTTATCACGCGCTACAACTTCCTTTAAAGTTCTTTGAGTCCCGTCGTGTCGGGGATATCATTACTCGCGTTCAAGAAAATCAGAAAATTCAACGGTTCCTCGTCGGTCAAATTTTGTTGTCTGCGTTGAATGTTATGACGGGGTTTGTGTATTTAGGATTGATGCTTTATTACAACTGGAAGCTGACAATCTTAATTTTAGGAATTGTGCCTTTAATTATTATCCTAACCTTAGCAGCAACGCCCATGTTACGGCATATTTCTCGTCAAGTCTTTAATGCTGCTGCTGATCAAAATTCAACTTTAGTAGAAATGATGACGGGAATTAATACGGTGAAAGCAGTCGCGGCGGAACCGGAATTACGGTGGCGTTGGGAAGAAAAATTAACCCAACAGATGAATGTTCAGTTTAAAGCCCAGAAATTAGGAATTAATTTGGGATTTATGAGTGGGTTAATTAATTCTATTGGGAGTACATTTTTGCTGTGGTTTGGTGTCAATTTGGTCATTCAAGATCAATTAACGATTGGTGAGTTTGTCGCCTTTAATATGATGCAGGGTTATGTCATTACTCCGATTCTGGCTTTAGTGGGATTGTGGGATGAATTGCAAGAAGTCTTAATTTCCGTAGAACGGTTAAATGATGTGTTTGAGCAGGAACCGGAAGAAAGCCCCCAAAAGCCGTTAATTCTATTGCCGAAAATTCAAGGAGAAATCCGCTTTGATAACGTTACTTTTCGGTATCAAGAAGATGCAGAAACGAATACTCTGCAAAATATTTCATTCCAAATTTTTCCCGGTCAAACTATTGCAATTGTTGGGCGTAGTGGTTCAGGAAAAAGCACCCTTGTTAAATTAATGCAAGGGTTATATCATCCCACAACCGGACAGATTTATGTGGATGGACATGAAATTTGTCATGTTTCTCCCCCGTCTTTACGCACACAAATGGGCGTTGTTCCCCAGGACTGTTATTTATTTTCAGGAACGATTTTAGAGAATATTACTCTGTATCGAGATGAATATCATTTAGATCAGGTGATTGAAGCTGCTAAATTAGCAGAAGTGCATGGATTTATTCAGGGTTTACCATTAGGATATTATACCAAAGTTGGAGAACGAGGTTCAAGTTTATCAGGAGGACAACGGCAACGAATTGCGATCGCGAGAGCCTTATTAGGTCATCCTAGAATTTTAATTTTAGATGAGGCAACCAGTTCTTTAGATACTGAAAGTGAACACCGTTTTCAACGGAATTTAGAACAGATGCAACGAGAGCGCACCACGATTATTATTGCCCATCGTCTTTCCACCGTCAGAAGTGCCGATTGTATTCTGGTTTTAGACCGGGGGATTTTAGTTGAAAAAGGAACCCACGAACACCTCATGGCGGCTCAAGGGCTCTACTACCATTTAGCCCAGCAACAACTCGATTTATAA
- a CDS encoding YdcF family protein gives MNWQRLQFKHKFCLKILLLGIVMVFIVLLSRVFHQTQGLSMGSQQPVDTFFVLGGSIRREMYVTQLAKQNPDIRILISTGSDDPCILKLFEREQASTQQVWLEKCAQSTFDNFFYSQPILTKWHAHHVKLITSPTHLPRAKWMAQILLGAHGIWVDVETVKETGVPANRELWLKTGLDLTRTVLWALASQVIQPSCSNFIQLQEVNLKKWCQEKFQCEYQSGLEPESICHQSIGNREQGTGNREQ, from the coding sequence ATGAATTGGCAACGTTTACAATTTAAACACAAATTCTGTCTCAAAATTTTACTCCTCGGCATCGTGATGGTGTTCATTGTGTTGCTGAGTCGTGTATTCCATCAAACTCAAGGGTTGTCTATGGGGTCTCAACAACCTGTGGATACATTTTTTGTCCTGGGGGGAAGTATTCGACGGGAAATGTATGTGACGCAACTGGCCAAACAAAATCCTGATATTCGCATTTTAATCTCAACGGGATCAGATGATCCTTGCATTTTAAAGTTATTTGAACGCGAACAAGCATCAACGCAACAAGTTTGGTTAGAAAAGTGTGCACAGTCTACCTTTGATAATTTTTTTTACAGTCAACCCATTCTCACCAAATGGCACGCTCATCATGTTAAATTAATCACCTCTCCTACCCATTTACCCCGTGCCAAATGGATGGCTCAAATTCTGTTAGGAGCTCATGGAATTTGGGTCGATGTAGAGACTGTAAAAGAAACGGGGGTTCCTGCTAATCGAGAGTTATGGTTAAAAACAGGACTTGATCTCACCCGAACTGTTTTATGGGCCTTAGCAAGTCAAGTGATTCAACCGTCCTGTTCTAATTTTATTCAGCTTCAGGAAGTCAATCTTAAAAAGTGGTGTCAGGAAAAATTTCAGTGTGAATATCAAAGTGGTCTGGAGCCGGAATCAATTTGTCATCAGTCAATAGGGAACAGGGAACAGGGAACAGGGAACAGGGAACAGTAA
- a CDS encoding efflux RND transporter permease subunit: MIQSPLKPAIRERFNISRISIAHPRIVIGFWIGVIVAGMLAFGSLKYALFPEVTFPVVVVSTTAPISTATDMELKVTLPIENQVKSIEGVYDFRSSTYPGRSIISLAFLVGTSLESSTNQVETTLKTIQLPAKTTYTVIPLNLNESTAITYAIQSQSLTLKELTELTKTEIIPQLNALPGVLKVNLLGDGLTRKGTSDIASLSSSQTLIQDPPILVRYNGENVLAVQVIKRSDANTLEVVDRVETAINSIQEKLQNVKLNLAETQADYIRKATHSTIEELLLAIILAIAIVFPFLRNLRATFITALAIPTSLLGTCIVMAIAGFNLETITLLALALVIGIVIDDAIVDVENIARLIDAGENPRDAALKGTDEIGLTVTASTLTIVAVFLPVAFMGDALGQFFKPFALTISSAVLISLLVARTLSPVLAVYWLKPIQNKPENYHPQPNLIIETYRRLLQWSLHHRKLVILIAILSFIAGLALIPLVPQGFLPRLDRGEFVINYSYPLPQISNFKLQNNSQTQETPTDTPTGETDVFKQPGAFNWLTDLARNPIQLFLRKTRTTGNKIEQVVLNTPDVEEAFTIIGIKGQPNKGRIYVKLKNDRQLTTLEAQDQIRENLPSLNNVTVSVEDLQFVETGDEKPLQIVLVGDDVNLLKKTAKTLQEKVAKLPGFVDVRATGEENTSNDINQIERFNGQRAAYVTANLSQGQLLGDATNQVLNIAQPLIPNGVTLKLTGDSARIGQVLNSFLVTLLFSVVCMLGLLFLLFGRWVEPAVVGLTLPLCLVGAMLALLVTQSAFGIISLIGLIFLLGLLDKNVLLLMDYINQLRQKGMNRNDAIIETGVVRLRPIIMTTASTILGMLPIALGLGAGAELRQPMAVAIIGGLMTSTLLSLIVVPVLNTLLEDEWLKIKQRFKS, encoded by the coding sequence ATGATTCAGTCTCCTCTAAAACCTGCTATTCGAGAAAGGTTTAATATTTCTCGGATTTCGATTGCTCATCCTCGAATTGTGATAGGGTTTTGGATTGGGGTAATTGTAGCAGGAATGCTGGCATTTGGTAGTCTCAAATATGCTTTATTTCCAGAGGTGACATTTCCGGTGGTTGTTGTCAGTACCACTGCACCGATTTCTACCGCAACGGACATGGAATTAAAGGTAACTTTACCCATTGAAAATCAAGTAAAATCTATTGAAGGGGTTTATGATTTTCGCTCATCGACTTACCCAGGTCGAAGTATTATTAGTTTAGCTTTTTTAGTCGGAACGAGTTTAGAATCTTCTACAAACCAGGTAGAGACAACTTTAAAAACGATTCAATTGCCTGCGAAAACAACTTATACTGTTATTCCGTTAAACTTAAATGAATCAACAGCCATTACCTACGCCATTCAAAGTCAAAGTCTAACGTTAAAAGAATTAACAGAACTAACAAAAACTGAAATTATTCCTCAACTTAACGCTTTACCCGGTGTGCTCAAGGTAAATTTATTAGGGGATGGATTAACCCGGAAAGGAACATCAGATATCGCTTCTTTATCCAGTTCTCAAACCTTAATTCAAGACCCGCCAATATTAGTTCGATATAATGGAGAAAATGTCTTAGCAGTTCAGGTGATAAAACGCAGTGATGCTAATACCTTGGAAGTTGTAGATAGAGTTGAAACTGCTATTAATAGTATACAAGAAAAGCTCCAGAATGTCAAGCTAAATTTAGCAGAAACTCAAGCGGATTATATTCGTAAAGCCACCCATTCTACAATTGAAGAACTATTATTAGCAATAATTTTAGCGATTGCTATTGTCTTTCCTTTTTTAAGAAATTTAAGAGCTACGTTCATCACCGCTTTAGCCATTCCCACGTCGTTGTTAGGAACTTGTATTGTGATGGCAATAGCGGGATTTAATTTAGAAACTATTACGTTATTAGCCTTGGCGTTAGTAATTGGAATTGTCATTGACGATGCCATTGTTGATGTCGAGAATATTGCCCGATTAATTGATGCTGGAGAAAACCCCAGAGATGCTGCCCTTAAAGGAACAGATGAAATTGGTTTAACCGTAACCGCTTCTACCTTAACAATTGTGGCTGTTTTCCTCCCCGTTGCCTTTATGGGAGATGCGTTAGGACAGTTTTTTAAACCCTTTGCGTTAACGATTTCTTCGGCGGTTTTAATCTCCTTATTAGTGGCTAGAACTTTATCTCCAGTTTTAGCTGTATATTGGTTAAAACCCATTCAAAATAAACCCGAAAATTATCATCCTCAACCTAACCTTATCATCGAAACCTATCGTCGATTATTACAATGGTCACTCCACCATCGTAAACTGGTTATTTTAATCGCTATTTTAAGTTTTATTGCAGGTTTAGCTTTAATTCCTTTAGTTCCTCAAGGCTTTTTACCTCGATTAGACCGAGGAGAATTTGTAATTAATTATTCCTATCCTTTACCTCAAATTTCTAATTTTAAACTTCAAAATAATTCTCAAACCCAAGAAACCCCCACCGATACACCAACCGGAGAAACGGATGTTTTTAAACAGCCAGGAGCATTTAATTGGTTAACCGATTTAGCCCGAAATCCCATTCAATTATTTCTGAGAAAAACTCGCACAACGGGGAACAAAATTGAACAGGTTGTTTTGAATACGCCTGATGTGGAAGAAGCGTTTACTATTATTGGTATTAAAGGACAACCCAATAAAGGCAGAATTTATGTAAAACTAAAAAATGATCGTCAACTCACCACCTTAGAAGCACAAGATCAAATTCGAGAAAATTTACCCTCTCTTAATAATGTTACCGTTAGTGTAGAAGATTTGCAATTTGTGGAAACAGGAGATGAAAAACCCTTACAAATTGTATTAGTGGGAGACGATGTAAATCTCTTAAAAAAGACCGCAAAAACGCTTCAAGAAAAAGTGGCAAAATTACCTGGTTTTGTGGATGTTCGAGCAACAGGAGAAGAAAATACATCTAATGATATTAACCAAATTGAACGCTTTAATGGTCAACGGGCGGCTTATGTTACGGCAAATTTAAGCCAAGGTCAATTATTAGGAGATGCAACCAATCAAGTATTAAATATTGCCCAACCTTTAATTCCTAATGGAGTCACCTTAAAATTAACCGGAGATTCTGCCAGAATTGGTCAAGTTTTAAATAGTTTTCTGGTAACGCTGCTGTTTTCGGTGGTTTGTATGCTGGGGTTACTATTTTTATTATTTGGTCGTTGGGTAGAACCTGCGGTGGTTGGGTTAACGCTTCCTTTATGTTTAGTCGGCGCAATGTTAGCGTTATTAGTGACTCAAAGTGCTTTTGGAATTATCTCGTTAATTGGGTTAATTTTCTTATTAGGATTATTAGATAAAAATGTATTACTTCTGATGGATTATATCAACCAACTTCGTCAAAAAGGCATGAATCGAAATGATGCCATTATTGAAACTGGGGTTGTACGTTTAAGACCGATTATTATGACCACCGCCTCAACGATTTTAGGGATGTTACCGATTGCATTAGGATTAGGAGCAGGAGCAGAATTAAGACAACCAATGGCCGTTGCAATTATTGGCGGGTTAATGACATCGACCTTATTAAGTTTAATTGTGGTTCCTGTTTTAAATACATTGTTAGAAGATGAATGGTTAAAAATTAAACAACGATTTAAATCATAA
- the cbiE gene encoding precorrin-6y C5,15-methyltransferase (decarboxylating) subunit CbiE, whose product MMIYVVGIGLDGASGLSESVLNVIAGATILVGSDRHLSYFPEHPAFRLILGDLTETIVAIRQQLTRWESEKKQSTNNYIVILVSGDPLFFGLGRLLIAEFPSEQLTFYPHISSIQLAFNRIKIPWQDARILSVHGRSMETLIQALQQGAEKIAILTDNLYNPPAIAQLIKSLDLPSRYQFWVCENLGGKDERVQQWEIESLKNQEFSSLNIVILLRESALGLEPFDLSKIPTFGIPDQLFFSYSDRPGLMTKREVRTLILGELALQPKQTIWDIGAGTGSVSIEIARLFPDSTVYSIEKTAAGTTLIEQNRQRFQVNNLVSIHGEAPEILHHLRSPNRIFIGGSGSNLSEILGICSIRLSPGGVIVLALATIEHLNTALNWLDQRKRIERSWSYRILNVQLSRSVPVANLTRFSPLNPVTLLTISHHSLFA is encoded by the coding sequence ATAATGATTTATGTTGTTGGTATTGGGTTGGACGGGGCATCAGGACTGAGTGAGTCTGTTCTTAATGTTATTGCAGGTGCAACTATATTAGTCGGAAGCGATCGCCATTTAAGTTATTTTCCTGAACATCCAGCCTTTCGTTTAATCTTAGGAGATTTAACAGAAACCATCGTTGCTATTCGTCAGCAATTAACAAGATGGGAAAGTGAAAAAAAACAATCTACTAATAATTATATTGTCATTTTAGTATCGGGTGATCCGTTATTTTTTGGATTAGGTCGTTTATTAATTGCTGAATTTCCGTCCGAACAATTAACCTTTTATCCCCATATTAGCTCGATTCAATTAGCGTTTAATCGAATTAAAATTCCTTGGCAAGATGCTCGAATTCTGAGTGTTCATGGTCGTTCCATGGAAACCTTAATTCAAGCTTTACAGCAGGGAGCAGAAAAAATAGCAATTTTAACGGATAATCTTTATAATCCCCCGGCGATCGCTCAATTAATCAAGAGTTTAGATTTACCGAGTCGTTATCAATTTTGGGTCTGCGAAAATCTAGGGGGGAAGGATGAACGAGTCCAACAATGGGAGATAGAATCTTTAAAAAATCAAGAATTTTCTTCCTTAAATATTGTAATATTATTACGTGAATCTGCTTTGGGACTAGAACCTTTCGATTTATCTAAAATTCCGACTTTTGGCATTCCTGATCAATTGTTTTTCAGTTATAGCGATCGCCCTGGACTGATGACAAAACGGGAAGTTAGGACTTTAATCTTAGGAGAACTAGCTTTACAGCCAAAACAAACGATTTGGGATATTGGAGCCGGGACGGGTTCGGTTTCCATCGAAATTGCCAGACTTTTTCCTGATTCTACAGTTTATTCTATTGAAAAAACAGCCGCTGGAACCACTTTAATTGAACAAAATCGCCAACGATTTCAAGTTAATAACTTAGTTTCTATTCATGGGGAAGCTCCCGAAATTTTACATCATTTACGCTCACCGAATCGGATTTTTATTGGAGGAAGTGGAAGCAATTTAAGCGAAATCTTAGGGATTTGCAGTATTCGTTTATCTCCGGGGGGTGTGATTGTTTTAGCTTTAGCAACGATTGAACATTTAAACACGGCGTTAAACTGGTTAGACCAACGAAAACGCATTGAACGCAGTTGGAGTTATCGGATTTTAAATGTACAATTATCCCGTTCCGTTCCCGTTGCTAATTTAACCCGTTTTTCTCCTCTCAACCCCGTTACTTTGTTAACGATTTCTCACCATAGCTTATTTGCGTAA
- a CDS encoding cobalt-precorrin-8X methylmutase, with amino-acid sequence MFIEIHPIQSQSFAIIDQEIGEHSFNSAEYAIVRRVIHSTADFEFSQLIRFSPNAIEQGILALKQQVPIIVDVGMVKQGVANLVAKTFNNPLICAVEMASTPLAGKTLTETGLIHVVQEFPQSIIVIGNAPTALISLCSLIEQKLVSPSLVIGVPVGFVSVVESKMMLAQMSVPQIRVEGRKGGSPVAAAILNALIVLATSEK; translated from the coding sequence ATGTTTATAGAAATTCATCCGATTCAATCCCAGAGTTTTGCAATTATTGATCAAGAAATTGGTGAACATTCGTTTAATTCGGCTGAATATGCGATTGTAAGACGAGTTATTCATAGTACGGCTGATTTTGAATTTTCCCAGTTAATTCGGTTTAGTCCAAATGCGATAGAACAGGGAATTTTAGCCTTAAAACAACAAGTTCCGATTATTGTTGATGTGGGAATGGTTAAACAAGGAGTCGCTAATTTAGTGGCTAAAACCTTTAATAATCCCTTAATTTGTGCGGTTGAAATGGCATCTACTCCCCTGGCGGGTAAAACCCTGACCGAAACGGGATTAATTCATGTTGTTCAAGAGTTTCCCCAGAGTATTATTGTGATTGGTAATGCTCCAACCGCGTTAATTTCCCTGTGTTCTTTAATCGAACAAAAGTTAGTTTCTCCGAGTTTAGTAATTGGGGTTCCGGTGGGTTTTGTGTCTGTAGTAGAGTCTAAAATGATGTTAGCTCAAATGTCCGTTCCTCAAATTCGAGTGGAGGGAAGAAAAGGAGGTTCTCCGGTAGCAGCAGCCATTTTAAATGCTTTAATTGTTTTAGCTACCTCTGAAAAATAG
- a CDS encoding DUF1868 domain-containing protein: MDDTYQVYVNRVARLTLPESYHSQLEYIQESPKFKPDSQGKHQAVPFPGYSIITPPAEDDGDNGEFYQNLQTCQQQLSEKFDPNFWIPIPQESLHFTLADLIWDSAYRDASKEDLSFDPKLHQAIAQSFQGFKSTPIPQGIRWQIFGFMLMPRAIAVCLVPRDQESYQKTTEFRRAIYQNPSLIPLGVDQQYYLTAHITLGYFGTIPEDLDRGHFCNILSSFNQQWLDSTQEIWVKRAELRKFDDMTRYYREPDWPVFKF, from the coding sequence TTGGACGATACTTATCAAGTTTATGTGAATCGGGTCGCGCGATTAACGCTGCCAGAATCCTATCACTCTCAGCTTGAGTATATTCAGGAGTCCCCTAAGTTTAAGCCTGACTCCCAGGGTAAACACCAAGCTGTGCCTTTTCCGGGTTATAGTATTATCACTCCTCCGGCTGAAGATGATGGGGACAATGGAGAATTTTATCAGAATCTCCAAACTTGTCAGCAGCAACTCAGTGAAAAGTTTGATCCCAATTTTTGGATTCCGATTCCCCAGGAAAGTTTACACTTTACCTTAGCGGATTTGATTTGGGATAGTGCTTATCGAGATGCCAGCAAAGAAGATCTCAGTTTTGATCCGAAGTTGCATCAAGCGATCGCTCAATCGTTTCAAGGTTTTAAATCCACACCAATTCCCCAGGGAATTCGTTGGCAAATTTTCGGTTTTATGCTAATGCCAAGGGCGATCGCCGTTTGTCTGGTTCCCCGTGATCAAGAGTCCTATCAAAAAACAACTGAATTCCGGCGTGCTATCTATCAAAATCCAAGTTTAATTCCATTAGGTGTCGATCAACAATATTATTTAACGGCTCACATCACATTGGGTTATTTCGGAACAATTCCTGAAGATTTAGATCGGGGTCATTTTTGTAATATTCTCTCTTCTTTCAATCAACAATGGTTAGATTCTACTCAAGAAATTTGGGTTAAACGAGCAGAACTCCGCAAGTTTGATGACATGACCCGCTATTATCGAGAACCAGACTGGCCTGTTTTTAAATTTTAG
- the holA gene encoding DNA polymerase III subunit delta: MPIHLYWGDDDFALMQAVERLRESVLDPSWASFNFDRILSDQQNSVIMGLNQAMTPPFGMGGRFVWLVDTSLFQQCPTDVYQELERTLSVIPDTTTLLLTGSNKPDGRLKSTTLLKKYIDKSKGELREFSRIKPWEIDKLEQHVKTLATERGVNLSPNGITLLAELVGNDTRQLYNELEKLKLFAGNTHQPLSLEQISLLVQANTQNSLKLATCIKAGQTSKALELITELLQHNEPGLKIVATLVSQFRTWLWIKLMMETGVRDKQEIAKTAEIGNPNRVFFLQKEVQTLTLNQLQHSLPLLLQLEAHLKGGADERSTLQTHVIELCQLFQRK, encoded by the coding sequence ATGCCTATCCACCTCTACTGGGGAGACGATGACTTTGCTTTAATGCAAGCGGTTGAACGATTGCGGGAGTCCGTCCTTGATCCCAGTTGGGCTAGTTTTAATTTTGACAGAATTCTGTCCGATCAACAAAATTCTGTGATTATGGGACTTAATCAAGCCATGACTCCTCCTTTTGGGATGGGTGGACGCTTCGTTTGGTTAGTGGATACTTCCCTTTTCCAGCAATGTCCAACGGACGTTTATCAAGAGTTAGAACGCACCCTTTCGGTGATCCCCGATACGACAACGTTGCTTTTAACGGGTTCTAACAAACCCGACGGTCGGTTAAAGTCCACAACATTACTCAAGAAATATATTGACAAATCTAAAGGAGAATTGCGAGAATTTTCTCGAATTAAACCTTGGGAAATCGATAAATTAGAACAGCACGTTAAAACTTTAGCAACGGAACGTGGGGTCAATTTGAGTCCTAATGGGATTACTTTATTAGCAGAGTTAGTTGGAAATGATACTCGACAACTCTATAACGAATTGGAAAAACTCAAGCTATTTGCGGGGAATACTCATCAACCCCTCAGCCTTGAGCAAATTTCCTTATTAGTTCAGGCTAATACTCAAAATAGCTTAAAACTTGCCACTTGTATTAAAGCCGGACAAACCAGTAAAGCCTTAGAGTTAATTACAGAGTTACTCCAACACAATGAACCGGGATTAAAAATTGTCGCCACTTTAGTCAGTCAATTTCGGACGTGGTTATGGATTAAATTAATGATGGAAACCGGAGTCAGGGATAAACAGGAAATTGCGAAAACCGCCGAAATTGGCAACCCCAACCGTGTCTTTTTTTTGCAAAAAGAAGTACAAACCCTCACCCTAAATCAACTACAACACAGCTTACCTTTGTTACTTCAACTTGAAGCTCATCTCAAAGGCGGCGCAGATGAACGTTCAACTCTCCAAACCCATGTTATTGAGTTGTGTCAGCTATTTCAACGAAAATAG
- a CDS encoding LapA family protein: protein MPNAPAIVTSFIVAVWIGAIAILAVQNAAPISLKFLFFESIQLPVGVILAFSVVSGLLGAALFKPIVQLAEGGEGERGR from the coding sequence ATGCCTAACGCCCCCGCTATTGTTACCAGCTTTATTGTTGCAGTTTGGATCGGTGCGATCGCAATTCTCGCCGTTCAAAATGCCGCCCCCATTTCTTTGAAGTTCCTCTTTTTTGAGTCCATTCAACTCCCCGTTGGTGTGATTCTAGCATTTAGTGTGGTGAGTGGTCTTCTCGGTGCCGCCTTATTCAAACCCATAGTACAGTTAGCAGAAGGGGGAGAGGGGGAAAGGGGAAGATAG